The DNA region taccaagaagtttttgagaacatatgagtggttagtttaattttttatcgtaatagtttttttaatacaaactgACTTCTAAGTGACCTAACTTTATTTCATTGTTAACATGATGTCTATGACATCTTATAAGTTGATGAACATCTGATGCAAAAATATTAttgtcggtttaaggttcgttctattttcccttacaatgaaataattctttattgattaaaacaagtatgtacaaagtctgatatatatatcttaaattttgtaggcaccctgcaatattggctcaaacatggatgacttgaaataaaaaaaatgaggtcatactttatgatttatctttcacaattcagatttgtgctactatcacgttcttttttttttccatgattaatatgtatttatcatctactttattggtgattcttttttgtccactttccttagcatttcagactcttctatttcatctattgtttaataataacttttttttttaaattaaatatgtaacagAATCACAGTTGTTATCTAACGTATTGACACgttgaattttttgaaaaagaatcacgtgctatttcttccattttcaaaaaaagaataattttttaatgaatgtacTAAGGGTGGAATTACGTTGTGGTAATAGGACAGTCGTCACCCTTAGACACAAAATTGTTACTTGATAtactataaaagatcataaactCCCTATATATTTCGGTTCTTCTCATTTAGAAGACAAATTTCAAGTAGacgaatcaatatatatttcttacacatttaattattatatgcaactaaagtagtgttgacaaactactaataaaaaagtcaaactttttttttaaagataaatatatatatatatatatatataatatcaaaAGGCTTGAGAGCAAACTCTTAAGCAGGAAATACAAACCAACCAACACCGACGGAAAAAACTCGAAAGTACACCCAAAGATCGAGCCAGACAAAAACCAAACAGAAGAAACCCAAAGACAGAAAGATAGGAAAACCTAGAAAGTGCCGGAAAGAAAACAGGACAGAGCAAACAAACCAAAAACAAATTGcgatatatttcataaattttgtaggtaccttgcaatattgactcaaacttggatgacttggtataaacacaaaatgatgtcatactttatgatttatcttttacaatcctgattagtgttactatcacatccttttttttccataatatgtgtttatcgtttgctttattggtgattccttatatctattatttgtgtcattgttttcatgttcatgaagaatgtgaaacgatttcatcttgatctcaatcaggcttagatgacaagtcttttggtccactttgcttagcatttgagacccttctatttcatatgttgtttatattttaaataatcaaataattgattgatgtatcaaatacgatagacatattccccgtgcaacgcgcgggtaaaaaaacactagaatttccccttctatattgatttatgaaatttataagattttgtttctctgataaatgagaatccattgagtaagatgatttgcattTAAGTCTGCTCTAAAACCTAAAAGtggttgttgtttgtatttgcgtataattttcaattgtatgttttaattttaaagtactataatgctatctacgtgagattttgttttatataaaaagtatcattatactttttttatacaatcattatattctaaactaattaattgatattattttaatagaataaatttaatataattaactttagtattatcttcaaaattttaagagtgtatatttatataagtatataactataataatttgataataagaaaagtaagaggaatacaaaatattaatacatatgtactataaaattatgacatgaatttattagtgctaactaattagagttacgagatctcacggggagaaacattttacatgaaaatgaaaatttgtacgagttaaaaaaaaataaaattcattttctataacttaagtgtatttttaataatttaaaaaataattatatatttatgtattgttatatatctaaaacacaaaagcattaccctttatgcaacacgagtatacatcttcacaaacaaaattcagttatacctcacatatgcaaaaattaaagcttttggtttattaacttctgtgtttttcaaaatttgtgctctttaaatatctacatctttattatgattattataatttaaaatatgaatcgatgtatcaaatacaatagacatattccccgtgcaacacGCGGGTAAAAAAGCACTAGTATCTTTTAGTTTAATCAACTAATGTATTTACACTCATTATCTCTTTTATCTCATCTCTACTAATTTTATCTTTCGTAccatttattatattaatttcacttatttctcttttatttctacCTCTCTTATGTGGGCGATATTAATTATCGGGAACTTAAAgttaagatatatatatatatatatatatatatatatatatatattttgaaactaatattattttaatcaaagATATTTTACCTAAATCTTTCTCTATAAACCCATTACTTGCCATACACGTTTGCCTTTTATAAGGTAAAATGTAAAATTATAAACGCACTAAACATATTTTGttcatcatatttaatatttaatattttgcgAATTAATAAAAAGATTTATTACTTCATTTTAATTGCATATTGTTATTATAATTATAGGGTTATATAGTTGTATGATTTTGAGCTAACTTTCAAGGCCTAAAAAAAATACCTAATTTAACTTTAAGGCTTTACTTAATATTTTGAATGTTATtatgtttttcaaaaaattggGATGTTACATTTCTCCCcccctaaaataaaatttcgACCCCAAAATTTGCATACCTATAAAAATGTCATTCAAATATTTCAATCTTAGAATTATCTGTTTTATCCGCTAAAGAAAGTTGACTCTTACAGAAATTCTCTCATGGTATGTTCCTGCTTCTAATGACCAATAGTCCAATACTTAGTTCTTCTAGAATTCGTCCTACTTGGTATATACTTAGCTTGTTATTGCAAGTCCtcgtttctttttcttcatttctagGACAGTATGACTCAATATAGTACAGATCGAACTTATTATCCAATGTCCCCATGAGATAAGAGTTCTTGGTAGTCTACCTATAACTATATACTCAATTGTAGGTTGGTTGCTAAAAATTCATAGGCATTTGATCTAAATTCTTCACTTGGTTTAAAATTTTAGTCTAACTACTAAgagaattttaatattttatgtatACTACTTTCTATCCGAAAGGACTTCAAATGCTGACATATAAACTATATCACCTAATATTTCTATTTTTATAGGAATCATTTCAATTTGATCATGATACTCATAAATTTTGAATCCCTAAACTTTTAGCTAGCCCTGGAAAAATTCCCTCAACATGTCTTTTAATTTTAACTAAACTTAATCCCTAACTTGTATAAAATTTTGCcacactatatatatatatagaagacaTTTCAAGTTTCCATCAAGGTATAAGTCATGCACCAAATTAAATTTTCCTACGAAGCCTCAAAAGTTTGACTGCTTTGcatcaaatttcaaatcctaaAATTGCTTACTCGAAACACTTAACTCAGAattttacacttttttttttattacagtCTTACCATAGCTCAATATAATTTCAAAAGTCCCAAATCCTAACTACTCTAAAGTATGTGCAGTAATTTTCCTACTCAGTCAAGACTAAATTGGTATTGAGAATAGTTCTAGACATCTTATATAAAGTATCTATTCTTAATTTTAATACTTGTTATATCTGTAATACTCTTATTATGATTAACTTCCAAACCTCAAAAATACCCCTTCTTAAGATccttaaaacttattttagtCTAATGTTTAAATTTACCTATAAAAATTGATAGAATGATTCTTATAGGTGTATAATGTCAAACATTCACCTATATTTAATACCACAAGTCAACCTATAAGAAAATTGATTCTTATCATAATTATGAGGGGAGTTACTAGAAGGTTTAATTAGTTCATAGGGTCATACTCAAGCTGTGAATAAATCAACGCTCTCTAAGAACCtatattcattcattcattattCCTTGGAGAATTTATCTTAACTATATCTCACCCGAAAGACTTGTTACCACCTAATTAGATCCTCAAATTGATATCCATTTCAATCTCCATACTATGGATTCCAATTTCACACCCTATAATTAACTTGCTTCTAATCCTCAAACACTACCAAGTTCCAATACTTAATGAAGCTTTCACCGATTCTATTTTAGTGCCAACACCTCAAACTCTACCAATTCCTCAAACACTATCTCCATCGTTCTCAAACCTCAAATCACTGCCccaaacgttttttttttccttcactacAATCAAGCCTTATCATGAAACACTCTTCCATAATGGTAATATATAATCACCACCTTATACTTCACTAACTTTATAGCCCGTGCATCAGTCTACCTCCCTTACATGAAACTAAGCTCAAACTAAGAATTACGAGTAATCCAACTATTATCAATCAGGCAATCACTATGGATCTAAATCGTTGTCACTATCATCCTAAGAACACCAAATTCTAGCCCTGAACTCCATTGTCAAACCTTTATCTCTGACAAGAAAAACTCCAAGTCCAATCTCTACAACTCAAAATAAGCCAAACTTGCAACCCGAAAAAATATtgtactgaattttttttttcttaacataTCCGACCTCCACAAAAATCTTACTAGATTCAAGCCTATATCTACTTGAGCCACACAGTTCATGCCTCCTTTCATTGTTATCCTCTTCTCTCTATTGTGAAACTATGTTTCACTCGGTCAAATACAACTCCATTATCCACTTGAGATTTCTTTGTTTCTTATTCTCATCTAAATTATCCGTCCACATGTTTACTCTATTAATTTCTCATTCAATTAACTTCTCCAAACACCTAAATTTGCAACTACGTTTCTACATTAGCATTATCATTCTTACCTAGATCATCAATACTCAAACTTAGCTCTAAGCCTCTGCTAATGTAGCCACAAACCCAGAAACCATCATTCACCTTAGATCCTATTTAACCTCACTAAGATCTGTCACAGTGAGCTCATTCTTCATCCTCTCCCAATCTCGTATTATAATGTTTCTAAAATATCGTTTAGGGAGGAGTGTATAGAGGAATAAactttttagttttttcttcttcttattattAGCAATAAATTAGAGAAAATTGTATCAATTGAAGCAAGAAAAACTATTGAGATAGAGTCGAGGTTAGCTTATATTGCTTCTTGTTATCTATAATCTGTTTATTGACAACTTTTAATGTATCTAACTATAGTTAGGAATTAACTATATCTTTAGTTAGCTAGAGCCTAAACTAGCTTAGTTACTTATGCCTCTGATATCTATATAAATAGGCTATGTATTATTATTGCAATCACTTTTCATAATATGCAAGATTTCATCTTCAACCTGGACTAGGCGAgcccccagggtccctcgcccaggataCTCACACTTAAGCACGGGATAGACCCAGGTCTTTTGGGCCTTGcgccccgaggcccaactgaccCCTTAGGACTGACTAAAGGCGCGAAGGCCCAACTCagcccctataaataggagggaggtaccaattgtaagggactcttagctcatttggcaataacaacattgagattcagttatattttctctttctaaaCAGTTAGGAGTTCATCTCTCTAAGATCTCCGATCACACTCCACACACTCTAGGCaccatgccttgattctatgttcttgacCGGAACACAACCTTTCACTCTAGTTCTCTAGTATATCACTACTCAAGGATAAATCGACTCTTGAGCTTCTATTAATTAATATGTGTTATATTTTTCAAAGACAGTATGAAAATCATAACAATTGGATAGGTATGAGGATAAAAATATAACACAGATTAAATATGTAACcaatgaaaatattaattaactAAGACCTGACTTTAGTCAATGAGGTGGCCAGTCTCACTAACTCTTGTCAAGTAACTCAGAGACATTCCAGATTTATAAGATCTAGGAACTCACTAGACACCTATGTCGGATCATGTTAGACTCAATGTGCCTACGATGTGCCTACTAAGACTCACAATCCAATTGAACCGaactgctctgataccataatGTAACACCCATAATTTTATACACTATAAAGTACATACATTTAAAATAACGTGTAAAAAGAAATAATtatatttgtattaaaatactTAAGTACTAAAAATCTAGTGGTCAaatagtttatttttttaataattcttTCCAAAAGTACATTATCAGAgtcatgaaaataattttaaagacTCCTTATACACGTGGTGACCTATATTGTGACCATGATCTGACTACCTGACGTGTCTCTAACTAACTACTTGTGATCCTGCGTACATGACACATACTCCCATCTACTATCTGGAATGTCTCAAGCAAGTTGCTTTCTTTCTctgaaaaaaaacatgaaaataaaGGAGTGAGAATTTTACAATTCTCAGTGATAACAATATCCACTCCAAAAACAAGGAAAACATACATATTTAAACATAGGGTTAAGCGTCATATCGGTcgctgtctttgtctcgccgtctgaggtaagtccctccccggaaaatttattgcatttagTCCTCATGTTTGAAAAACTTTTGGAGcagatcctcgccggagggcggagctccagCGAGTGCTTAAATGGCATGCTGACTGGATTAATGAAGCTGAtgtgaaatttaaaaataaataaaaactaaaaaataaattacacatcatataattaaaaacccaaacttaccccaaattaattaattaaaattaaacttgttAAGTAAAAAATTTAATACCTCAATTTCCCTAATTCTCCTAATCCCTATTTCAATTTGTCAAAAATTCTCATCATTCGTACATCATcttccattcttcttcttcttcttcattgcaCCCACACTCAACAATGAAACCCACATCCTCCACAATGAAACCCACATCTACAGGATAAACCCCAATTCCCCTAAATTCCCAATTGTTCTTCTCCTGCTATTCTTCTGGGCATCTAAATTCACTTTAGAAACCCACATCTACAGAGGAGCAAGCGCTTGAAATCAAGGTCGCGATCTCGCTCCAGAGCTTCGTTTTTTGGTGCGAAGGTTagggtttcattttccttctccCTTCaatcattcatcttcatcttcttcaatcattcatcttcatcttgggGGAGGGTGAGGTTGTGGGTTGGGGTTTGGGTTTgaaggtgagggtgagggtgagggtgaggattTGGGGTTTTGGGGTGGGGTTTTAGGTGAGGGTTTGGGGGTGAGGTTGCGGGTTGGGGTTTGGGGGTGATGGTttgagggtgaggttgcaggtgggtgagggtgagggtgaggatgaggccgtgagggtgaggttgcaggCTGTAGGTGGGTGAGGTTGCAGGCTGCAgatgggtgagggtgagggtgagggtgaggctgagggtgagggtgaggttgcaggttGATGGTTGATGGTGGGGTTCTGGGTTTGAAGATCAATGAAGAATTGAAGATTGATGATTTCTGGGTTTGAAGATCAATGAAGAATTGAAGATTGATGATTTCTGGgtttgaagattgaagaagctgAGGACAGTTCAAAAGGAATtgggttaatttgggggaattgGGATTAATTTGGGGgagaaattaattttgttaattagattaggttagaattagtaatatgttttaattttgttaattatctgatgtgtatttgttttttactttttttttattttaattccacATCAGCTTCATTAATCCAGTCAACATGCCATttaagcactcgccggagctccgccctccggcgaggatctgctccaaaagtttttcaaacacgaggactaaatgcaataaattttccggggagggacttacctctgacggcgagacaaagacagagaCCAATATGACGCTTAACCCTTAAACATAAATTAAGTGGTTATATCAATGGTAAACATTTCAAAAATAACTACTAGTTTCGCCAATGAAAATAACATAATTAAATATCTTTCAAATTAAAGATCATTCTTTAATTCATTGTTATCACTTGCTTTTCTTGGCCCTTCGACCACTTTCGCATATTCCAACTACGGCTTAGAGCTCTATCCTAATGCAAGGGCGTCCCCCTGCCTAGGAACCTGTGTTCCAGGAACTATGCAACTAGATCACCTCAACTGCTGGAGGATCATTTCACTTAAAGTGTTTTAAACATTTCATATTTATGTCTTAACACCCAGGATTTGCCTTTCAACTGGATCCGACCTTTGAGTATCCATGTTTGCCCTGCAGTGTTGTTCTTAACATAACATTCAGGATTTGCCTATACTGGTCATTTTAAGGTCACCAGGTTTGTCCCGCAAATGTTACATGATCTCTTAAATGTATCATATAAGTCAAACTGAGATTGTACAAAGtttaaaatatgaaacaaaacTAAAACGACAGAAAAGTCGTCTATGACCATTTTCATTTAAGATAAAACAATTAAATAAGAATCAGCTGAACTTCTTAAGTAATTAGAGAGAGGCGGCAGAGCCGACCATATCAAGGTATAAAATGTACTAACAAATTATATTAACTaacaaagttaaataaaaattaatatcatattataaaattaatattaaaagagaataaatagaTCAAAACAGTAGTTATAAGGTAGGCAAAGTTAAATAAAATTGACGTGGATAAAAGAGagtatatctatctatctatctatctatctatctatctatctatctatctatctatctatctatctataaaagcaaagtttatGCAGCCTTGAGGGCAAATCAGTCATTCAACACTTTAATGCACAACAATATAATTTTTAGCATGGACATTTTAGTAAAAGTATACATTATTTCCTCAAGATTCGATCCTAGCCGTTTATTTCTCAATCACATTTTCCCTCAGCCTTTTCCCTTTCTTACGtttctttttctccttctgTTCCCATAGCCTTCCGTTTCGTTTTCCATTCACTTGGAAGTTGGAATGTCTCCACTCTCCATCTTCAATCTCTTCACCTCTCTCCCTCTTATATTTCTTTGTTTGCAATGTTGAGGCCAGAGATTCCTCTCCCCATTACATCGCAAGGCCCTCTCTCTAACCCCAAAGTTGTGGCTGTCGTTTTTGCCGCAGCGGCATCGGAGACGAGGTGAAGACCCTGAGGGCTCCGGCGGCGTGCGAGGTAGGGGAGATAGGTGGTTGGTGCAGAAGATGTAGAGGACACAACCTGTGTCGTCGTCGATGGCGAACAGGGGAAACTGTTCCGTCCATTAGGAACTTCAGTTTTCGgtgagttttaaaaaaaaattcatggttTTTCTATTGCTTTGGCTTTTTCTCCATTGTTTCTTTGTGTGCAAACCTTTGACAGCATCTTCCTGTTTGATGTTCATGTGGTTATGGATATGGATTTGACATGTTGTTCATTCTTCAGTTTCTGGCTTAGACTTTATTCTTATCTTAGTTTTATGAATCAAAGAGATTATTAAACTTGACATAAGTTCAACATCCATGATCAGGTTATGGAGATACGCCCAAATGTAAACTGGGATAAAGGTCGTGCATTGATGTATTTGCTTGACACTCTTGGATTTGAGAGCTTTAATGATGTTCTACCAATTTACCTTGGAGATGACAAAACAGATGAAGATGCTTTTAAGGTATGGTTAGTTAAAATAGGAACCTCATTTAGTGATTTGTTTTGGGGAATGAATGTTAATTAAACCACTCTAGGCAACATAACTTAAACATAAGGTGCTAGCAATTGTAAAGTTAATTATGACTTGATGTGGATGCAATGCATACAGGTTATAAGACACATTGGAAGAGGATTTCCCATCATTGTTTCTTCAATTGTCAAGGAGACCAAGGCTTCATATTCTCTGCGTGACCCTGCTGATGTGATGACTTTCTTGACATGTTTAGCAAAATGGAAGAAGAACATGTTACAGAAAACTAAATAGACTTATGAGATTGTAGGCTAATTTGTTCCTTTTTAAATTTAACAAATTATCCTTGAGTTTGTATGTCGAGACAAGGACTTGAGGATGATAATAATAGGAAATGATTCTTTAGATGTACTTCAGCTCTTCAAATTTTTATGGAGTATCATAGTTCTAATTTTACAAAGTTACTTTTTCTTCTACAAATGTTTAAACGGCCAAGATTGAATCCTTGCAAAATCATGTGGAGTTTTACTTATTACTTATTACGTGAATGTACTAATGTACTCCTtcagctctttctccttgatgCTACTGCTTTCATGTCTCGAGAATTTGGGTTTTTCTGCATGACATTCACATCTTCCAAGCCCTACGGCACCGATCTGCATACCAATTGCAAGGTATTATGCTTCTTTCTCTGGATCCCTA from Lotus japonicus ecotype B-129 chromosome 2, LjGifu_v1.2 includes:
- the LOC130735260 gene encoding probable trehalose-phosphate phosphatase D, which translates into the protein MEIRPNVNWDKGRALMYLLDTLGFESFNDVLPIYLGDDKTDEDAFKVIRHIGRGFPIIVSSIVKETKASYSLRDPADVMTFLTCLAKWKKNMLQKTK